Genomic window (Puniceicoccaceae bacterium):
CTTTCTGAAAAATTCTCCGACGGGCTGACATAGGGTTGTCAGTGCGAAATGATAGCATGTGATCACTTTTGCAAATCATGCGAACTCCATCCATCCCAATGTCTACCACCTCCACTGCTGATTCCGAGCACACCCATTTCCCAAAACCTGCTCAACACTTCGATCTGAAGGACCATACTGATCTGGACCACATCCTCATCCACTTTTCCCCGCATGTATCCCCCAAACCTACCTCCATCCAATACTTTCACGACACCATGCATCCGTGCGAGCCACCTGTATTCGATTTCACAGAGGGAAACCGAAGCCGCTGCCTTTGGTAGCTTCGCCTCCCATTCTCACATCAACATCAATCCAGAAAAACATCATGAAGCTCAACGCAATCAACTGGTTCGAAATCTACGTCAGCGACTTTGACCGCGCGCGCGCGTTCTACGAAAAAGTCCTCAACTGCGAACTCCAGGTCATGCAGGGAAACGGTCCCAAGATGGGAATGTTTCCCTGTGACATGGAAAAGGGAGTGGGTGGATGCATCAGCGCCATGGAGCAGTGCGCCTCACCAGGTCCCGGTGGCACACTGGTCTATCTCAATGTCGACGGCGAACTCGATGCTGTGATCAGCCGCGTCGGTCAGGCCGGAGGCAGCATCGTACTCGAACGCATGGCCATCCCACCACACGGCTTTATCGCCATCATCGAAGACAGCGAAGGCAACCGGGTCGGACTGCACAGCATGAGCTGAGTCATCCCGACCCGAGTCTGTCCGTAGATGCGAATCGCGGGGAACAGACCCTCATCCACAACAGAATCCAAGTGTCGCTGCGCAACGGTTTCTCAAGTCCGACGCAGCGGCACTCACTCCAGACCAAACTCTTTCTTGAGCTTCTGCAGGGCCTCCATGCGCTGAGCTTCGAGTTCGGGAACAGACAGCTCCTCGAGCCACGGAACAAACTCGCCGCGCATTGCTTCCGTTGTGTAGGCAATCATCACGCCCACTTCGTCAACCCCCGGTGCGCAATCATGCGCCACTTCCCAGAAATCGTTCCGATCATCCCGCCAAGTTTCCATGGCACGACGGGTGATGCGAAAAAGCGCACGCCAGGATGCTTTGAGATCCTGAGCGGAAACATCATCCCGTTTCAAGAACTGCTGAAGTGGGTCAAAGGCGTCGAATGCATCCATGGCATTGATCGAACGCAGGGCTATCGCATTGGGTTGCGGCTCCATGATCAGCTCTCCAAGCAGCTCAATCGAGTTGGGCTGGTCAATCGCACCAATCATGCGAAGCAATCGATCCTTTTCTGCACCTGTTGCCACCGACCAATCCGCAATCAGTCGTTCACTCACGATCGGAGTCGGAAAGCGACGTCCGATGTCCACAACGGCACGTTCAATATCGTTTTGCGCATCTGTTGCTGTCTGGCGTTGCCGCATGAGTTCATCCACCATCTCAAGATTTCCGATGGTTCCGATTGCCCGATAGATCGAGCGCTGCAGGGATCGCGGATACGAGTCTGCCTTGGCAAGCAATGTCGCCAGCTCATCTCTCATGCCTCTGCCGATGATCAGGCTTAGCACGCCCTCCCGGGTTGCATCGTCTCCATCAGCAAACTCTTGCATTAGCCAGGAAGCCACCTGCGCATCTGGGATCATTGCCAACGCTGCAGAAGCAGGTGCAGACAAGGTGCCCTTGCTCAGCGAGATTGGCAGCAATTGCTGCGCATCCTGCAAATGGCCCATTGCTGCAAAAACTCGGAAGCATGCTTCATTGACCGACCGGGACCCGTTCTCTGGATCAAATTGTTCCCGCGCCAGTTCGAGTGCAACCTCATCCCCGACATCAAGCATTCCTTCCATCACAAACACCTGAGCCTGCTCATGCCACGAACCCAACTGCGCTTTTAATGTCGACTTCAGCTTTTCCGACCGTTCGAGCAACGGAATTCCCACTGCTGCACGTTTGCGCTCCAATTCAGAATCACTCTGCATCCACTTCAGGAATTGCCGAAAATCATCGGGATGGGCACGTTGTTGAATGCGGTAGGCCGCCTGGCGAACCGCTTCATCGGGGGCGTGCTCGATCAGGGCGGCAGTCAAGCGGTCAAATGACTTTGCCCCGATCCATGTGGATGCCTGCTCATGGGTCAGCCAACACAAGGCACCTTCGGCATAGGCATTGGCGAGCAGGGCAGGTTGTTTTAGCCAGTCCCGATGCTCTGCAAAAAACTGGCCCGTGGATTCTCCACCAATGTTCCCAAGTGTCCGAAGTGCAAGTGCAACCGTCTCGGGGTTCTGATCCGACTTCACCATGTTCAGGATGGCAGGGACTGCCGCCTCACTGCGGCGTTCCGCAAGAGTCGCCAGAATGCCCATTCGATAGCGCCCTGACACGCTCGGAAGCACGTCGATCAATGCCGCATCGATAGCCTCGTTCTCAAACCCGGAAATGAGGTCCCTCACCACATGTGCGAAGCGATTGTCCGCGAGCAGTGGCAGCAGGGCTTCGGCGTTTTCGGCACGAAGGCATTGTTTGAGCAACTCGGCCGCAAGGAGTCGACCATCAGTGCTAGCTTCGGGATCGCTCAGCACTTGCAGAAGTCCCTGCTCCCAGTCTGCCAGGCCTTCATTGCTCCGCATTGATTGTAGAATCGAAAGTTTCAGGTCTCCGGTTTCAGACTTGTAGTCGAGTTCCTGAAGTTGATCAAACAGAGTCGCTTCGGTTGCAGTCAGCGAAGCGGCAGTTGATGCAACGAGTGCTGCGAAAACGCAGAATCGGGATAAACGAAATGTTGAGGTAGCTTGCATGATCAGATAAGGCTCCAGGGTTCACGTTGCACCCGGCCTACCATTTGGTTGGCAACCGGATCGTTGATGATTTCCTCGCGCACCGGATCCCACTGGATCTTCCGCCCAAGGCGCATGGCAATGAGTCCGAGAGAACCCACTGTCAGTGCTCGAAGCGCCGGTTCGGGCGGGGCAATGGTCTGCCGTCTGGTGCGTACCCCATGCAAAAAGTCCTCTTGATGCGAAACCCCGCGCAGAACGCGGAACTCTCCAGGTTCGATCACGTCATCCCAGAGATGTCCCGGATTTGAAGAGCGTGCCGAGCGGCTGACATGAATCCATTTGCCGTCTTCGCCAAACCAGCGCGTCCCCCGGCCCAGTTCCAACTGACTCTCATTGGCAACCGTCATCGTCGCCCCGTTTTCAAACACACAGTCCACCTTATACGTGATCGGAGCATCCCAGAGTCCCTGAGTCGGGAAGGTGCCCTCTCCGGTAACTTCAACGGGTCCGGTGTGATCCATGTCCATCGCCCAGAGTGCGATGTCGCAGTGGTGTCCAATCCAGTCATTCAGCTGACCACCTCCCCAGTCGAGCACCCAGCGCCAATCCCAGTGCGCCGTACCCCGGTAGGGTTGCCACGGTGCGGGTCCCAGCCACAGATCCCAGTCGAGTCCGGCAGGTACTGGGGCAACGGGTGCGGGTTCTCCCGCACTGCCATCGGGCAGTCCAATTTCCACATGGCTCACTTTGCCAATGCGTCCGTTGCGAACCAATTCGACAGCATGCTGAAATTCGGGTGTGGAGCGCTGCCAGCTGCCCGTCTGCCAGATGCGGCCGTGCTGCTTCACGGCATTTACAACCGCCCGCGCCTCACGAATGTTGTGGGCAATGGGTTTTTCCCCATAGATGTCAAAACCACAGCGCGCTGCATGCACCCCCACCCAGCCATGCCAGTGATCCGGAGTGGCCAGTGAAATCGCATCAATGTCCCGGCGCTGCAGCAAATCCCTGAGGTCGCCATATGTCGCACAGTCGTGGTTGCCATAGTGCTGATCCACTCGACGTTTTGCACGGGAGAGGTTGTGCTGATCCACATCGCAAACGGCCACCCACTGCACATCATCTCGCAGAAAACTTGCCATGTTGCTCATGCCCATCGCACCGAGTCCGATTCCCGCCATTGCAATGCGGTTACTCGGAGCATTTGCACCAAAAACGCTGGAAGGAACGATCGTGGGAAACCCGATCGCCGCAGCGGAAGTGGCTGCCAGTTTGAGAAACTCCCGTCGGCTGTGCTGATGAAGTGTCGGTGGCGACAGGTGATTAGTAGCACCCGTGCCCGGGTTGGCTTGGTCCGTCATAGGGTAATCCTTTCTATAATCCGGGGTAATCGAAAGCAAATGTGATTCAACCTATGCTACAGTCACCCTCCAAATATGCAATGGTGGAGGCTGTGCCAGTTTCGTCAAAGGTTTGGCCCGAGTCGAATCCGCTCAAACTTATCTACACCTCGTGATCGCGGGGCGTGGGCGGGTTATTGGGCTGGTGGGTGGATCGGTATTCCATAGCCGTCTTTCCGGTGTGTTTGCGAAATGCCCGTGAAAACGAGGACACACTTTCGTAGCCGCATTCGTAGGCGATTTCACTGATATTGAGCAGTGAGGACACGAGCAACTGGTGTGCTCGCTGCATCTTCACCTTCACAAGCAATTCATTCGGAGTCGTTCGCAAATGGGTGCGGATGTAGCGCTCAAGCGTCGACAGCGAGAGGTGGAAACTCTGTGCGATTTGTTGAATTGAAATCCCACCGGCGAGATTCTCATGGATGTAGGAGAGGATCTCGCTGATCACCGCATATTCGGCAGGCAAAGGAGTGTTGGAATTGACCTTTCTCGATACTCCAGTGGAGCCGATGATTTCCTTCTTCTGGTTCCGTACCGGAAGCTTGCTGGTTTTGCGCCACTCCACTCCACCTTCCGGTGTCATCACCAGTTCGGATTTGTTCACGATCGGCGGCCCTCCCGCGATAATACTGGAATCATCTTCTACGTAAATTTGCGCAAGTTCGGGTGGGAAACAATCCACGTCCCGCTTCCCGATCACCTCTGACCGCGGCATGCGCGCCTGGTCTGCGAGCGTTTGGTTGACAAACACAAAGCGACCCAGGCGGTCCTTGATCCAGAACGCCACCTCGGGCAGCATGTCCCAAAGTGCAATGTTCGGGGGACCGTCCTGCATCTGTGCCTTGAATTCGGATACACTGAATTCAGGGGCTGCACCGGCATCCAGATCGTAACTTGTCGGGGGTCTGTGTTCGGAATCGCTCATGATCAGCAAAATCTCAACATGCGTCGGGATTCAATCGATTCAGTACGTTGGTCGCAGTGCAATACCGCATTGGGCAAAGCATCTGACGAATCAGGTAAAGGATTGCAGGCAACTGATGATTGAAAACCCATCGCAAACCCATAGGATGTCACTATATCTCATGACTGGCAAGGCGTTCTCTGCAAACTCGCACAGCGGATTTGCCCCGAAGCCCCTCATGAATTCACGCCTCCAAAGACCAGTTTAAAAGCAAATCAGAACCCAATGCCCCTATGAAATCAAAACGAAAACTGAGAATGGGAATGATCGGTGGTGGACGCGGTGCGTTCATCGGTGCAGTGCACCGCATGGCCGCAAACCTGGACGGACAGGTGGAGCTGGTCGCCGGATGTTTTTCCGCAGATCCCGAAAAATCCCGCCTGTCCGGCGAGGATCTCTATCTGGACCCCCAGCGGGTTTATGGTTCGGTCGAAGCGATGATTGAAAATGAATCAAAACTGCCTGCCGATCAGCGCCTGGACTTCGTATCGGTGGTTACCCGCAACGACTTTCACTACGCCAACACCAAAGCCCTTTTGGACGGAGGGTTTCATGTGGTTTGCGAGAAGCCGCTCGCCCACAACATGGAACAGGCCGTCGACATGGTTCAACGGGTTCGCCAATCGGGGAAAATTTTTGCGCTCACCCATAATTATACGGGCTATCCCATGGTCAAGGAGGCTCGGGATTGGGTTCGCAGTGGAAAACTGGGACGCATTCTGAAAATTGTCACGGAATATCCTCAGGGCTACGCCGTTGGCAGCGTCACAGAAAGTGGTGAAGCCAAAATCAATTCCTGGCGTGCCGATCCCAAGGTCGCCGGAGCATCAAACTGCATGGGCGACATCGGAACCCATGCCGAAAACCTTGCACGCTACATCACGGGTCTCGAAATCGAAAGCCTCTGTGCCGATGTCAATACCTTCGCTCCGGGAGCTGTCATTGACGACGATGGCAGCATGCTTGTGCGCTACAAGGGAGGTGCTCGCGGAGTGCTTTTTGCCTCACAGATTTCGAGCGGTGACGAAAACAACCTGAACATCCGCGTGTGGGGGACCAAGGGTTCGCTGCAATGGTTTCAGGAACATCCGAATGAACTGATCTTCAAGGCAGCAGACCAGCCACACGAAATTCATCGACGCGGTAACAGTTACGTCTGCGAGGCGGCAAATGCAGCCACCCGCACCCCGTTTGGTCATCCAGAGGCCTACATCGAGGCATTCGCGAACATCTACCGTGAGGTCTTTCGGGCCATCCGGGATGACATCGACGGAACGTTCAAGTCCGTGGATGATTATGACTTCCCGAATGTAATCGATGGACTCGAAGGCATGACTTTTGTGGACACAGTTCTGCGCTCCTCCGCTTCCAAGTCCAAATGGGTGGATTTCAAACTCCCCAACTGAGCTGATTTGCATTCGACCCGTGTCCTGTTTGCAGGGCGAACCAACTGCCCACCGGGTGACAGACAGGACTCGGGTCGTGCCCAATCCTCCAGCTTGAGAACCTATCCCCCGACGGGTTCATAAAAATACCTTCCCAGGCCAAATGTGAAAATGGCGAGGCCGTAGACGGTGTGTTCAAGCCAGGGCAACCACAATTGGCGGGTGCGTCGGTAGGTTTCGGCAAACAACCAGCCCCCCATGAACGTCAACAGGATTGCCGTCGCATTGTCATACATCAGATGCAGCCAGGCAAACACCAGCGCATTGCTCCAGAACATTCCTCAAAAGGGAGACAATCCCATCAGTGCAAGAGCCACAAAGCCCAGATTGATCACACTGAGCACGACGATTCCCCCCAGAAAGCCAGTATGCAAACCACGATGCTTCAGCAGGCAGACCGAGATTGACCCGAGGAGGCAGAGCACCGTGAATGACGCAACCAAGCTTTCCCAAACGCCCCAGCGTGTGGATTGGAGTCCCCTGAGCAGGTACAACATCGGCGGATAACTGAGTCCGTAGCAGAGGATCGCAAGCAGAGATATCCCTCGGTAGCGTTCCTGGGTATGACTTGAACCTGCGACAGGCAGTCCCGCCGCAGGTATCTCCTCGATCTGGAAGTCGCGCCTCAACGCTTCAAGACAGCGCATGCATAGAAAGCCCCCTTCTGGTGAGGTACTGGCTCGGCCCGTCTTGAGGTCCGATTTTGGAAACACGCGTCGACACTCTTTACAGTGTAGAAATTGAGGGAGTTCATTCAAAGGAGGATTCATGGTGGACAACTTGAGATCCTCGGACACGTAACGCACAATTTCCAGCACTATTTCTCTCATACTATGAAATGTTTTGCCCCCAGTGCATCAAGCGGGTGAAGCCATATGCTATGGCAGCCAACCACCATGCTTGAGGAATGTTTTGACGCAAATTGAGAAGCAAGTGTAAGGTTTCAGGTTTTCTGTTGAAGCGGTTAAAAAATCGTCCGATGTTGAGACCAACTTCCCCCCATATCCGCACGTCCCACACGTTTCCTGAGCGGTCATTATCGCCCCATCGTAACTGCATTCTGCTTCCATGATTCACGTCTGCATCGTCATTGAACCCGCACACCGCTCGATTCCATCCATACGTGAATTGTTCAGCAACCGGGTGGTCGACCTGACCATTCTGTCCAGGGAAGAGTTGCTCACTCGGTCCAAGGAAGCACCTGTCCCTGATCTCATCATCATTTGTGATGAAACCGCGTCAGCAGCCCAGAAAGCATTGCAGACCATCGCGGGACGAGCCGCCTTTGCCACAACTCCCATCTGGGTTGCCACATCCCACACGGATCGTGACTTCTGCGATACCTGCTATACGCTCGGAGTAAGCGACATTCTGCAATTTCCACTGTTGCAATCAGAACTCCAGGCAAAATTGATCAGCCTGATAAACACTCATGCACATCACCAGATCGAACATCAGCTGAAAGTGCGTGAGGCAACACTGCGTGAGGCACTCGATACGGGAAAAATGGCCCATTGGGAAATTGATGTTCGTTCAAAGATCTGCACCTTCAACGACACGTTCTTTCACCTGCATCACACTTCGGTTGCCATGGTCGGAGGTTATCAGATTCCTGTCCAGGAATTCGCCAATCGTTTCGTACACCCCGACGACCGACATCTGCTTCTCAATCAAGAAAATGGGAACCGAACAGCCCCGACATTGAAGCAGTTCCACGAATTCAGCTATCGGGTTCTCTATGGAGACGGATCACGCGGCACCATGCATGTGCGCTACCATTTGCGCAGTGAAAATGGAGTGCTCAAGGCTCAGGGAATCTGTCGCGACATCACCGAGGAAACCGAACGCGAACGGCTGACCCGCGACTACAAGCGTCGGCTTGAAGCAACCCAAGCGGGCATTGATGCCGCAAATTTTGGGATCTACCAGGTCAACAACTCAGGATACATCCGCTACGCCAATGATCACGCACTCAGGATGACCGGATTTTCGCGGGATCAGCTCCTCTCCATGCATATCACGGAACTGGATGCCCAACTCGACCTGGAAACCTGGAAACGCCACCGTAAGCAAACCCTGCAGAAGGGAGGTCGCATGATCGAGACCCAACACCGCTGCAAGGATGGATCCCTGATCGATGTGGAGGTAACCGTTCATCCCTTTTTGCATGAGGGAAAATTTTCCAGTTTCTCCTTTGTCAGGGACCTCACCGAGTCCAAAAAAGTAGAACAGGAAAAAGAGCGGGCATTCCAGGCCATGCTCGAAGCCAAGGAATCCGCCGAACGGGCAAACCGATCCAAGGATGAGTTCCTGGCTGTCATGAGCCACGAGATGCGCACCCCACTCAATCCCATCCTCGGCTTCGCCAACATTCTGCGCAAAGAATGCACCGCAGAGCAAAACGAATACATTTCCATCATTTACGAGTCGGCAGAACGTCTCCGCAATCTCATCAGCGAAATCCTCGACTATATTCGCCTCGGAAAAGGCGATATCGAACCCAAACTGGCAGAATTTGATCTGCTTGAACTGTGCCAGACATCCTTTTTGGATGCTCGCCAGCAGTTTGAGGGAAAACCGATTCAACTTTCATTTATCAATGGATTTGCGGAGCATGCCCCCATCTCCCGGGATTACTTCGTTCGCAGTGACTCACACATGATCCTGCGCATCCTCGACAATCTGCTGATCAACGCCTGCAAATACACGCCCAGCGGGAGCGTACACTTCCACGTAGGTTGTGATGTTCGCGCGGAGGAACCTTCTCAGACACAGTTCTTTGCCTCTGTCGTTGACACGGGCATCGGCATCGGACCCGAAGCACTTCAAAATATCTTTGATCCTTTTACACAAGCGGATAGCTCCTACTCACGTAAGTCTGAGGGCGTGGGACTCGGACTCTCCATCTGCAAAAAGCTCATCGATCTGCTCGGCGGAGCCATTGCGGTCGAGAGCCAGCCAGGCAAGGGTTCCACATTCCGAGTGCAAATTCCTCTTGAACCCATCAAAAACAACACCACACGACCTCGACATGCAGATCCGGTTGAATGGAAAGCATTACCCGGAAATCCAAACATCCTCATCGTGGACGACACGGCGAACAATGCCAAAATCGCCAGCATCATGGTTCGCAAGGTGGGCTGCCGAAGTGAATCGGTTTGCGATGGTCATGCCGCGATCAGCCGGTGCGCCGAACAGGCCTTCGATCTCATTTTAATGGACCTGAGCATGCCGGGTATGGATGGCATGGAGACCACGCGCCGACTCCGCCAGACACCGGGTCCCAACCAGAATATCCCCATTGTGGGCTTGAGCGCTCATGTTTCACACACCGTGCGTCAGCAGTGCACGGATGCAGGCATGAATGGCTACCTCGAAAAACCCATCCAGGCCGAAGAGTTACAGGAAACGCTTTGGAAACATCTCGCGGCTTCCCCATAATCCCAATCTCACTGCTCTGCAGCAGGAATACGTTGCAGGCGCAGTGCTTCTGACACTGTCACAGCACGCAAGCCCCTGGCACGCATTTCTGCCAGAAGTTCAGGCAATACGTCGATGGTTTCTTTGCGAAACTCGTGCATCAGAAGAATCGCTCCGGGTTCCAGTCCTTCGATCGCACGCTCGAGAATGGATTCCGCTGTCGTATCCTGATTCCAGTCTTCTGTGCTCGCACTGGCAAAAATGGAAGGCATTCCAAGTGAGGCCAGGAGAGATTCCACCCGTTCATCCTGACTCAGATAGGGCGCCCGAAAAACCTGAGGGGCACTGCCAGTTGCTGCAATCACAGCCTCCTGACAGCGCAGGATCTCAGCATGCAATTGATGTCGGCTGTCCAGTTTTGCCAGATTCGGGTGTGTGAAGGTGTGGTTTCCGATCTC
Coding sequences:
- a CDS encoding polysaccharide deacetylase family protein — encoded protein: MRIYSPLFILGCIASVTPVCAENVSRIDTDEPIVCLTFDDGPVREHALHLIQILGQHDAVATFFVIGERVEAEADVLKQLQEAGHEIGNHTFTHPNLAKLDSRHQLHAEILRCQEAVIAATGSAPQVFRAPYLSQDERVESLLASLGMPSIFASASTEDWNQDTTAESILERAIEGLEPGAILLMHEFRKETIDVLPELLAEMRARGLRAVTVSEALRLQRIPAAEQ
- a CDS encoding VOC family protein → MKLNAINWFEIYVSDFDRARAFYEKVLNCELQVMQGNGPKMGMFPCDMEKGVGGCISAMEQCASPGPGGTLVYLNVDGELDAVISRVGQAGGSIVLERMAIPPHGFIAIIEDSEGNRVGLHSMS
- a CDS encoding Gfo/Idh/MocA family oxidoreductase — translated: MKSKRKLRMGMIGGGRGAFIGAVHRMAANLDGQVELVAGCFSADPEKSRLSGEDLYLDPQRVYGSVEAMIENESKLPADQRLDFVSVVTRNDFHYANTKALLDGGFHVVCEKPLAHNMEQAVDMVQRVRQSGKIFALTHNYTGYPMVKEARDWVRSGKLGRILKIVTEYPQGYAVGSVTESGEAKINSWRADPKVAGASNCMGDIGTHAENLARYITGLEIESLCADVNTFAPGAVIDDDGSMLVRYKGGARGVLFASQISSGDENNLNIRVWGTKGSLQWFQEHPNELIFKAADQPHEIHRRGNSYVCEAANAATRTPFGHPEAYIEAFANIYREVFRAIRDDIDGTFKSVDDYDFPNVIDGLEGMTFVDTVLRSSASKSKWVDFKLPN
- a CDS encoding Gfo/Idh/MocA family oxidoreductase yields the protein MTDQANPGTGATNHLSPPTLHQHSRREFLKLAATSAAAIGFPTIVPSSVFGANAPSNRIAMAGIGLGAMGMSNMASFLRDDVQWVAVCDVDQHNLSRAKRRVDQHYGNHDCATYGDLRDLLQRRDIDAISLATPDHWHGWVGVHAARCGFDIYGEKPIAHNIREARAVVNAVKQHGRIWQTGSWQRSTPEFQHAVELVRNGRIGKVSHVEIGLPDGSAGEPAPVAPVPAGLDWDLWLGPAPWQPYRGTAHWDWRWVLDWGGGQLNDWIGHHCDIALWAMDMDHTGPVEVTGEGTFPTQGLWDAPITYKVDCVFENGATMTVANESQLELGRGTRWFGEDGKWIHVSRSARSSNPGHLWDDVIEPGEFRVLRGVSHQEDFLHGVRTRRQTIAPPEPALRALTVGSLGLIAMRLGRKIQWDPVREEIINDPVANQMVGRVQREPWSLI
- a CDS encoding CPBP family glutamic-type intramembrane protease codes for the protein MFWSNALVFAWLHLMYDNATAILLTFMGGWLFAETYRRTRQLWLPWLEHTVYGLAIFTFGLGRYFYEPVGG
- a CDS encoding AraC family transcriptional regulator, with protein sequence MSDSEHRPPTSYDLDAGAAPEFSVSEFKAQMQDGPPNIALWDMLPEVAFWIKDRLGRFVFVNQTLADQARMPRSEVIGKRDVDCFPPELAQIYVEDDSSIIAGGPPIVNKSELVMTPEGGVEWRKTSKLPVRNQKKEIIGSTGVSRKVNSNTPLPAEYAVISEILSYIHENLAGGISIQQIAQSFHLSLSTLERYIRTHLRTTPNELLVKVKMQRAHQLLVSSLLNISEIAYECGYESVSSFSRAFRKHTGKTAMEYRSTHQPNNPPTPRDHEV
- a CDS encoding response regulator → MIHVCIVIEPAHRSIPSIRELFSNRVVDLTILSREELLTRSKEAPVPDLIIICDETASAAQKALQTIAGRAAFATTPIWVATSHTDRDFCDTCYTLGVSDILQFPLLQSELQAKLISLINTHAHHQIEHQLKVREATLREALDTGKMAHWEIDVRSKICTFNDTFFHLHHTSVAMVGGYQIPVQEFANRFVHPDDRHLLLNQENGNRTAPTLKQFHEFSYRVLYGDGSRGTMHVRYHLRSENGVLKAQGICRDITEETERERLTRDYKRRLEATQAGIDAANFGIYQVNNSGYIRYANDHALRMTGFSRDQLLSMHITELDAQLDLETWKRHRKQTLQKGGRMIETQHRCKDGSLIDVEVTVHPFLHEGKFSSFSFVRDLTESKKVEQEKERAFQAMLEAKESAERANRSKDEFLAVMSHEMRTPLNPILGFANILRKECTAEQNEYISIIYESAERLRNLISEILDYIRLGKGDIEPKLAEFDLLELCQTSFLDARQQFEGKPIQLSFINGFAEHAPISRDYFVRSDSHMILRILDNLLINACKYTPSGSVHFHVGCDVRAEEPSQTQFFASVVDTGIGIGPEALQNIFDPFTQADSSYSRKSEGVGLGLSICKKLIDLLGGAIAVESQPGKGSTFRVQIPLEPIKNNTTRPRHADPVEWKALPGNPNILIVDDTANNAKIASIMVRKVGCRSESVCDGHAAISRCAEQAFDLILMDLSMPGMDGMETTRRLRQTPGPNQNIPIVGLSAHVSHTVRQQCTDAGMNGYLEKPIQAEELQETLWKHLAASP